One genomic region from Glaciimonas sp. PAMC28666 encodes:
- a CDS encoding nucleoside-diphosphate sugar epimerase/dehydratase, giving the protein MIWFLNLSRIYKQLIAVTLDVVFLPLTFCLAIWLRYDYLNIALLNQYKLLLIAAPIISIPVFIRLGLYRAVIRFIDHKIVYVVVLGVSLSVITLAALATFTQTGGYSRAVFGTYWISTILYLAASRFIARAYLLQLSGFIGNAGAVRVAIYGAGHAGSQLAIALRTGNEYLPVAFVDDKKELHNATIAGIRVFSAGELRDLIVRFDIKEILVAIPSQSKAQQKRILDHLEPLKVKIKVAPPIKSLINGELRVQDIREIEIEDLLGRDQVDPDPNLISACIVNKSVMVTGAGGSIGSELCRQIIRQHPSHLILLEMSEFGLYSIEQELTELKQNLGIELELLPFLGSVLDTHKCERIMRTFSVETVYHAAAYKHVPLVEHNPIEGIRNNVFGTLSLAKAAMASGVKSFVLISTDKAVRPTNVMGSTKRFAELILQAFSRLQARSPSRTRFCMVRFGNVLGSSGSVVPLFRKQIVGGGPITLTHPEIMRYFMTTPEAAQLVLQAGAMGEGGDVFVLDMGDPVKIVDLAKRMVHLSGLEVLSDATPDGTIEINHVGLRPGEKLFEELLIGEHVEGTEHPLIMRAQELEIPWVVLQDLLAKLDVACDQFNYEEVRAILLRTVAEYTPQCEIADFIWSAQENKDRAA; this is encoded by the coding sequence ATGATCTGGTTTCTAAATTTATCGCGGATTTATAAGCAGCTTATCGCGGTAACGTTAGACGTCGTCTTTTTACCTTTAACATTTTGTCTGGCAATCTGGCTACGTTACGATTACCTCAATATTGCCTTACTAAATCAATACAAGTTATTACTTATCGCTGCCCCTATAATCTCAATCCCGGTTTTTATTCGCTTGGGTTTATATCGGGCGGTCATCAGATTTATAGATCATAAAATTGTTTATGTCGTTGTGCTGGGAGTTTCGCTTTCCGTCATTACATTAGCGGCCTTGGCAACCTTCACGCAGACGGGCGGATATTCCCGTGCTGTGTTCGGGACATATTGGATCAGCACGATACTTTATTTGGCTGCGAGTCGGTTTATTGCTCGTGCATATCTGCTGCAACTAAGCGGTTTCATTGGAAATGCTGGCGCAGTGCGCGTTGCCATTTATGGCGCTGGTCATGCGGGATCGCAACTTGCCATTGCCTTACGCACCGGTAACGAATATCTGCCCGTAGCGTTTGTCGATGATAAAAAAGAACTGCACAATGCCACTATTGCAGGAATTCGGGTCTTTTCGGCCGGGGAGTTGCGTGACCTCATAGTGCGCTTCGATATCAAAGAAATACTGGTTGCGATACCATCGCAAAGTAAGGCGCAGCAGAAGCGAATTCTCGATCACCTTGAGCCACTTAAAGTAAAGATTAAGGTAGCGCCGCCCATAAAGAGTTTAATTAATGGTGAACTGCGCGTTCAGGATATTCGGGAAATCGAAATTGAAGATTTGTTAGGGCGAGACCAAGTGGATCCAGATCCTAATTTGATTTCGGCTTGCATTGTAAATAAGTCGGTAATGGTAACGGGAGCAGGCGGATCAATCGGGTCTGAGCTGTGTCGTCAAATTATCCGGCAACACCCATCGCATTTAATTTTGCTCGAAATGTCAGAGTTCGGATTATATTCGATTGAGCAGGAACTGACTGAACTGAAACAGAATCTGGGGATTGAGCTGGAGTTGTTGCCTTTTCTTGGTTCGGTACTCGATACTCATAAATGCGAGCGCATCATGCGCACCTTTTCGGTTGAAACCGTTTATCACGCTGCCGCTTACAAGCATGTTCCGTTAGTTGAACATAATCCGATTGAAGGTATTCGAAATAATGTCTTTGGTACGTTGAGTTTGGCGAAAGCTGCAATGGCGTCGGGCGTTAAATCATTTGTTTTGATTTCCACTGACAAGGCCGTGCGGCCTACCAACGTTATGGGTTCGACGAAGCGCTTTGCCGAGTTGATATTGCAGGCTTTTTCGCGCCTTCAGGCGAGGTCACCATCGCGGACCCGATTCTGCATGGTGCGTTTTGGTAATGTGCTGGGTTCTTCTGGTTCGGTGGTCCCGCTATTTCGTAAGCAGATCGTTGGCGGTGGGCCTATTACGCTGACGCATCCAGAGATTATGCGTTATTTTATGACAACCCCCGAGGCCGCACAATTAGTTTTACAAGCTGGTGCAATGGGCGAGGGAGGGGATGTATTCGTCCTTGATATGGGTGATCCCGTAAAGATTGTTGATTTGGCAAAGCGCATGGTGCATTTAAGCGGGCTTGAAGTGCTATCCGACGCTACGCCAGACGGTACGATTGAAATTAACCACGTTGGTTTGCGTCCCGGTGAAAAGCTGTTCGAAGAGCTTCTCATTGGTGAGCACGTGGAGGGAACGGAACATCCCCTCATCATGCGCGCTCAGGAGTTGGAGATCCCGTGGGTGGTATTGCAGGATTTATTGGCGAAGCTGGATGTCGCATGCGACCAGTTTAATTATGAAGAGGTCCGAGCAATACTCTTACGTACAGTGGCCGAATATACACCGCAGTGCGAAATCGCAGATTTCATCTGGAGCGCTCAAGAGAATAAAGATCGCGCTGCTTAA
- a CDS encoding H-NS family nucleoid-associated regulatory protein: protein MDLSGLTVAQLRVLQEQVKQSLKDREREEMTKARDQILAIAQSAGISLKDLLSTPPKNKNYVSKNKVAVRYRNPADASLQWTGRGRQPKWIQEWVSSGKSLDALHV, encoded by the coding sequence ATGGATTTGTCAGGCCTAACGGTTGCCCAGTTACGGGTTTTGCAGGAACAAGTGAAGCAAAGTTTAAAGGATCGCGAGCGCGAAGAAATGACGAAAGCGCGTGATCAGATTTTAGCCATCGCCCAAAGCGCAGGTATTTCTTTAAAGGATTTATTGAGTACGCCTCCAAAGAATAAAAATTACGTATCAAAAAATAAAGTTGCAGTGCGTTACCGCAATCCTGCTGATGCTTCATTGCAATGGACGGGACGTGGTCGTCAGCCAAAGTGGATACAAGAGTGGGTTTCCTCAGGTAAATCGCTTGACGCTTTACACGTATAA